The Apium graveolens cultivar Ventura chromosome 6, ASM990537v1, whole genome shotgun sequence genome contains a region encoding:
- the LOC141668529 gene encoding glyoxylase I 4, with product MEKNSKDEEHEPPLMALNHVSRVCRSVKDSVEFYTRVLGFVLTERPQSFDFDGAWLFNYGVGIHLVQSKDAHKLPCSDDHLDPMDNHISFQCEDMEAMEQKLKEMHIEYMKRTVGDEEGAAIDQLFFKDPDGFMIEICNCENLKLVPAESFRRIKLPFDRHVPPVDMPHTENSDAAKDS from the exons ATGGAGAAGaacagtaaagatgaagaacaTGAGCCTCCATTGATGGCCTTGAATCATGTGTCAAGAGTGTGTAGATCAGTGAAAGATTCAGTTGAGTTTTATACTAGAGTTTTAGGGTTTGTGTTGACTGAGAGGCCTCAGTCTTTTGATTTTGATGGAGCTTGGCTTTTCAATTATGGAGTTGGTATTCATTTGGTGCAGTCTAAAGATGCACATAAGTTGCCTTGTTCTGATGATCATTTGGATCCCATGGATAATCACATCTCCTTTCAG TGCGAGGACATGGAAGCAATGGAGCAAAAGCTAAAGGAAATGCATATAGAGTACATGAAAAGAACAGTGGGAGACGAAGAAGGTGCAGCCATTGATCAGCTCTTTTTTAAAGACCCCGATGGATTCATGATCGAGATTTGTAATTGCGAGAATCTGAAGCTCGTTCCTGCAGAGTCGTTTCGTCGAATAAAGCTCCCTTTTGATCGACATGTTCCGCCTGTGGATATGCCCCATACCGAGAATTCCGATGCTGCTAAAGACTCCTAA
- the LOC141666310 gene encoding uncharacterized protein LOC141666310: protein MDKRPVSVDAAIFEDRNEAGFGMVARDSDGQLLEAKVLTQAEALAPVLTEAIAVKEALSWIDQKRWLPVILESDCLVVVQAIRSAAPMRSRFGEVISKCRNLVRRLNNIQLLFVKRSANMVAHQLARESYRYPGRIFDRWSILIYIQTCIEKDLLS from the exons ATGGATAAAAGGCCG GTTTCCGTTGATGCAGCTATCTTTGAAGATAGAAACGAAGCTGGTTTTGGAATGGTAGCTAGAGATTCGGATGGACAGCTTCTTGAAGCTAAAGTTCTAACACAGGCAGAGGCCCTTGCCCCAGTTCTTACAGAGGCTATAGCAGTGAAAGAAGCATTAAGTTGGATAGATCAGAAGAGATGGTTGCCGGTTATATTGGAGTCTGATTGCTTGGTTGTGGTCCAAGCGATTAGGTCTGCTGCTCCCATGAGGTCCCGGTTTGGAGAAGTTATTTCGAAATGTCGGAATCTTGTGCGTCGTTTAAACAATATTCAATTGTTATTTGTAAAACGATCTGCAAATATGGTTGCCCACCAGCTTGCTAGGGAATCATATAGATATCCAGGTCGTATTTTTGATAGGTGGTCTATTCTTATCTATATTCAAACTTGTATTGAGAAAGATTTATTAAGTTAA